A single window of Pseudarthrobacter defluvii DNA harbors:
- a CDS encoding NAD kinase: MSRRVLVLAHTGREESLKAAWEACALLQASGMVPVMQESELGDMERFFGHLAQPVEVLHDHVQLPDVELVMVLGGDGTILRAAELVREVDVPLLGVNLGHVGFLAESERADLAQTVEWIASREYTVEERMTIDVQVWVRGQKIWHTWALNEAAIEKANRERMLEVVTEVDERPLTSFGSDGIVLATPTGSTAYAFSAGGPVVWPEVEALVIVPISAHALFAKPLVVSPRSKLAVEVLGRTDAQGVLWCDGRRSVDLPPGARVEVTKSATPVRLARTHQTPFSARLVRKFQLPIHGWRGPVPKSDAVHTGPIPVVRTPRPVPPLPARLEGPDSDPDPSTAK; encoded by the coding sequence ATGAGCAGGCGTGTACTGGTCCTTGCCCACACCGGCCGCGAGGAGTCACTGAAGGCCGCCTGGGAAGCCTGCGCCCTGCTGCAGGCGTCGGGCATGGTCCCCGTGATGCAGGAGTCCGAACTGGGTGACATGGAGCGGTTCTTTGGCCACCTCGCCCAGCCGGTGGAGGTGCTCCACGACCACGTCCAGCTGCCCGACGTCGAACTCGTCATGGTCCTGGGCGGCGACGGAACCATCCTGCGGGCCGCCGAACTGGTCCGGGAAGTTGATGTGCCCCTGCTGGGCGTCAACCTGGGCCACGTGGGGTTCCTGGCCGAAAGTGAGCGGGCGGACCTGGCCCAGACCGTCGAGTGGATCGCCAGCCGGGAATACACGGTGGAAGAGCGGATGACCATTGATGTCCAGGTCTGGGTCCGCGGCCAGAAGATTTGGCACACCTGGGCTTTAAACGAAGCCGCCATCGAAAAAGCCAACCGCGAACGGATGCTGGAAGTGGTGACGGAGGTGGACGAGCGACCGCTGACCTCCTTCGGCTCCGACGGCATTGTGCTCGCAACCCCCACGGGTTCCACTGCCTACGCGTTTTCCGCCGGTGGACCGGTGGTATGGCCCGAGGTGGAGGCGCTGGTGATTGTGCCCATCAGCGCCCATGCGCTCTTCGCCAAGCCGCTCGTCGTGTCGCCCAGGTCCAAGCTCGCCGTTGAGGTGCTGGGCCGGACTGACGCCCAGGGGGTCCTCTGGTGCGATGGCCGGCGCTCGGTTGACCTGCCGCCCGGCGCACGCGTGGAAGTGACCAAGTCGGCCACCCCTGTCCGGCTGGCCCGCACGCACCAGACCCCGTTCTCAGCCCGCCTGGTCCGCAAGTTCCAGCTGCCAATCCACGGCTGGCGCGGCCCGGTGCCCAAGTCCGACGCCGTGCACACGGGCCCCATTCCCGTGGTGCGGACGCCCCGGCCCGTGCCGCCGCTGCCCGCGCGTCTTGAGGGCCCCGACAGCGATCCCGATCCGTCGACTGCGAAGTGA
- the recN gene encoding DNA repair protein RecN, whose amino-acid sequence MLEELRIRDLGVITDATLPLGPGLSVVTGETGAGKTMVVTAVGLLLGARSDAGAVRSGAKSATAEAVLKLDIGHPAVARALDAGADAEEFDGGTELILARRLGADGRSRAFLGGRAAPVGVLAEIGESLVVVHGQSDQIRLKGATAQREALDKFAGETLAGPLAAYQELYGRWKASQAELDSLRSAARDRLREAESLEAALAEIDDVDPQPGEDELLKAEAVKLANVEELRIAASTAHQALIAEDFGEAGDATTLVDSAKRTLEHVAEHDAELGSAAARLAEVGFLLNDIATELASYQAGLDSEGPERLAEIEDRRAALAKLVRKYAPTIDEVLEWAEKARIRFDELQDDSSRIESLDAEVVRAEAELKKQSAAISRIRAKAAKDLSARVSAELKALAMADATLVINLDSAGQLGPYGADEISFLLQPHSGAPARPLGKGASGGELSRVMLAIEVVLAAVDPVPTFVFDEVDAGVGGRAAVEIGRRLAMLARHVQVLVVTHLPQVAAFADQHITVTKTSVRGADGGTSTGFTSSDVRLLDEAERVRELARMLAGQEDSESAQAHARELLDDAKLLPQRA is encoded by the coding sequence ATGCTTGAAGAACTGAGAATCCGTGATCTCGGCGTCATCACCGACGCAACGCTTCCGCTCGGCCCGGGGCTGAGCGTGGTCACCGGCGAAACCGGGGCGGGGAAGACCATGGTGGTCACCGCCGTCGGACTGCTGCTAGGCGCCCGCTCGGACGCAGGGGCTGTCAGGAGCGGTGCCAAGAGCGCCACCGCCGAAGCGGTGCTTAAGCTCGACATCGGACACCCAGCCGTCGCACGTGCCCTGGATGCCGGCGCTGACGCCGAGGAGTTCGACGGCGGCACAGAGCTGATCCTGGCCCGCCGGCTGGGCGCGGACGGACGGAGCCGCGCGTTCCTGGGTGGCCGGGCCGCCCCGGTGGGTGTCTTGGCAGAAATCGGTGAATCACTGGTGGTGGTGCACGGCCAGTCGGACCAGATCCGGCTTAAGGGTGCCACGGCGCAGCGCGAAGCCCTGGACAAGTTCGCCGGGGAGACGCTGGCCGGGCCGTTGGCGGCGTACCAGGAGCTCTACGGCCGCTGGAAGGCGAGCCAGGCGGAACTGGACAGCCTGCGCAGCGCCGCGCGGGACAGGCTCCGGGAAGCCGAATCCCTGGAGGCCGCCCTTGCTGAGATCGATGACGTGGACCCCCAGCCGGGGGAGGACGAACTGCTGAAGGCCGAGGCCGTGAAGCTGGCGAACGTCGAGGAGTTGCGGATCGCCGCCAGCACTGCGCACCAGGCCCTCATTGCCGAGGACTTCGGTGAGGCAGGTGACGCCACCACCTTGGTGGACTCCGCCAAACGGACCCTGGAGCACGTGGCGGAGCACGACGCCGAGCTGGGGTCCGCTGCCGCCCGGCTGGCGGAGGTGGGCTTCCTGCTCAACGACATCGCCACCGAGCTGGCGAGCTACCAGGCGGGCCTGGACTCCGAGGGCCCGGAACGGCTCGCCGAGATCGAGGACCGGCGCGCCGCCCTGGCCAAGCTGGTGCGCAAATACGCCCCCACCATTGACGAGGTGCTGGAATGGGCGGAGAAGGCACGCATCAGGTTCGACGAGCTGCAGGACGATTCCTCCCGCATCGAGTCCCTGGACGCGGAGGTGGTCCGTGCCGAAGCGGAGCTGAAGAAGCAGTCGGCAGCCATCAGCAGGATCCGGGCCAAGGCCGCCAAAGACCTGTCAGCCAGGGTCAGCGCCGAGCTCAAGGCCCTGGCCATGGCCGACGCCACCCTGGTGATCAACCTGGATTCCGCAGGGCAGCTGGGCCCGTACGGCGCGGACGAGATCAGCTTCCTGCTGCAGCCGCACTCCGGCGCCCCGGCCCGGCCGCTGGGCAAAGGTGCGTCCGGCGGTGAGCTGTCCCGCGTGATGCTGGCCATCGAAGTGGTGCTGGCCGCCGTCGATCCCGTCCCCACGTTCGTCTTCGACGAAGTGGACGCAGGCGTGGGCGGGCGCGCCGCCGTCGAGATCGGCCGCCGCCTTGCCATGCTGGCACGCCACGTGCAGGTGCTGGTGGTGACGCACCTGCCGCAGGTGGCCGCCTTCGCGGACCAGCACATCACCGTGACCAAGACCTCAGTCAGGGGAGCCGACGGCGGCACCTCCACCGGGTTCACCTCCAGCGACGTCCGCCTCCTCGACGAGGCGGAGCGGGTGCGTGAGCTCGCCCGGATGCTGGCCGGCCAGGAGGACTCGGAGTCGGCCCAGGCGCACGCCCGGGAGCTGCTGGACGACGCCAAGCTCCTGCCGCAGCGGGCCTGA
- a CDS encoding NUDIX domain-containing protein, with protein sequence MPGTPEATPAKQVSDAPSPRRLLSTEKVYQGRIWDVVSDTFQLSESGDALTRDYIDHPGAVAILPMNAEGEILLLKQYRHPVGMDLWEVPAGLLDVEGEDFVVGAARELAEEADLAAGTWNVLADVFNSPGSSSEAIRIYLARDLTEVPHHERHERTEEEAEIEFHWIALDDAVASVLAGRLHNPSAVVGILAAAAARTGNYEDLRPADAPWPAHPSQR encoded by the coding sequence ATGCCTGGTACACCTGAAGCCACCCCTGCGAAACAGGTTTCGGATGCACCAAGCCCGCGCCGTCTTTTGTCTACGGAGAAGGTCTACCAGGGCCGGATCTGGGACGTCGTCAGCGACACCTTCCAGCTCTCCGAGTCAGGGGACGCCCTCACCCGCGACTACATCGACCACCCCGGCGCCGTCGCCATCCTGCCCATGAACGCCGAAGGCGAGATCCTCCTCCTGAAGCAGTACCGGCACCCGGTGGGCATGGACCTCTGGGAGGTCCCCGCGGGCCTGCTGGATGTTGAAGGCGAAGACTTCGTCGTGGGGGCAGCCCGCGAACTCGCTGAGGAGGCCGACCTCGCCGCCGGGACGTGGAACGTGCTGGCAGATGTCTTTAACTCCCCGGGATCCTCCAGCGAGGCCATCCGCATCTACCTGGCCCGCGACCTCACCGAGGTGCCGCACCACGAACGGCACGAGCGCACGGAAGAGGAAGCGGAGATCGAATTCCACTGGATCGCCCTGGACGATGCCGTGGCATCCGTCCTGGCGGGCCGCCTGCACAACCCGTCCGCCGTCGTCGGAATCCTTGCCGCCGCGGCCGCCCGGACCGGCAACTATGAAGACCTCAGGCCCGCCGACGCGCCCTGGCCCGCACACCCAAGCCAGCGCTGA
- a CDS encoding HAD-IIA family hydrolase: MSEASLVSRFDALLADLDGVVYAGPHAIPGAVESLKQLAGLGIGLGYVTNNASRSPAEVAAHLRELGAPAEDNQVVSSSQAAADLLASLLAPGSRILITGSPALAREIELAGLVPVGSQDEEPVAVVQGFSPAIGWKDLAEATYVVNAGALWVATNTDMSIPQARGIAPGNGTLVAAVAAATGQQPQVAGKPEAPLFHSAAKRLGAERPLVVGDRLDTDILGGNNAGFATVAVLTGVDTRETILAARSPERPNYIIADLGDLHRPYPEVTLDDGTYICGEATARVANGAVGIIGSQDDLNSWRAACAAWWAETPEAATAQAPKLVWLDH; this comes from the coding sequence ATGAGTGAGGCTTCCCTGGTTTCCCGCTTCGATGCCCTGCTGGCAGACCTGGACGGCGTGGTGTACGCAGGTCCGCACGCAATTCCCGGAGCTGTTGAATCGCTGAAACAGCTCGCCGGGCTCGGCATCGGCTTGGGGTACGTAACCAACAACGCCTCCCGTTCGCCGGCAGAGGTTGCAGCACACTTGCGTGAACTCGGTGCACCCGCCGAGGACAACCAGGTGGTCAGTTCCTCGCAGGCGGCGGCGGACCTGCTTGCTTCGCTGCTGGCGCCCGGGTCGCGGATCCTGATTACCGGCAGCCCGGCGCTGGCCCGGGAAATCGAGCTGGCGGGCCTGGTCCCGGTGGGCAGCCAGGACGAGGAGCCGGTGGCCGTGGTCCAGGGCTTCAGCCCCGCCATCGGCTGGAAGGACCTGGCCGAAGCCACCTATGTTGTGAACGCCGGCGCCCTGTGGGTGGCCACCAACACGGACATGTCCATTCCCCAGGCACGCGGGATCGCCCCCGGGAACGGCACCTTGGTGGCCGCCGTCGCTGCCGCCACCGGGCAGCAGCCCCAAGTCGCGGGTAAACCCGAGGCGCCGCTGTTCCACTCCGCCGCCAAGCGCCTGGGGGCCGAGCGCCCCCTGGTGGTGGGGGACCGGCTGGACACAGACATCCTGGGCGGCAACAACGCCGGCTTCGCCACCGTGGCGGTGCTGACCGGCGTCGACACCCGCGAAACCATCCTTGCAGCCCGCTCCCCGGAACGGCCCAACTACATCATCGCGGACCTGGGGGACCTGCACCGCCCGTACCCGGAGGTGACGCTCGACGACGGCACCTACATTTGCGGGGAAGCGACCGCGCGCGTAGCCAACGGAGCGGTGGGCATCATTGGCAGCCAGGACGACCTGAACTCCTGGCGCGCTGCGTGCGCGGCCTGGTGGGCGGAGACACCGGAGGCCGCAACTGCCCAGGCACCCAAGCTGGTGTGGCTGGATCACTAG
- the tyrS gene encoding tyrosine--tRNA ligase, with amino-acid sequence MPELNNLEPQRNDPTFANIWQELKWRGLVHVSTDEAELEKLLANGPVTYYCGFDPTAPSLHLGNLVQLLVMRRLQLAGHKPLGLVGGSTGMIGDPRPTAERTLNTKETVAEWVGYLHAQVSRFLSFEGDNAARMVNNLDWTAPLSAIDFLREVGKHFRVGTMLRKDAVASRLNSDEGISYTEFSYQILQGMDYLQLYRDYGCMLQTGGSDQWGNLTSGTELIRKVEGKSVHALGTPLITNSDGTKFGKSEGNAIWLDAGMCSPYAFYQFWLNTADADVVDRLKVFTFLTRAEIEEIAVSVAERPFAREGQRKLAFEVTSLVHGVEATEKVIAASAALFGNGDLAALDKATLQAATSELPSTTVQVDEMGIVDLLVASGLSESKSAARRTVGEGGAYVNNEKVSDPEAVISESELLHGQYLLLRRGKKNLATVEVLVP; translated from the coding sequence GTGCCAGAACTGAACAACCTCGAACCGCAGCGCAACGACCCCACTTTCGCCAACATTTGGCAGGAACTGAAGTGGCGTGGGCTGGTCCATGTCTCCACCGACGAAGCAGAGCTCGAAAAGCTCCTCGCCAACGGGCCGGTCACCTACTATTGCGGCTTCGACCCCACCGCGCCGAGCCTGCACCTGGGCAACCTGGTCCAGCTGCTGGTCATGCGCCGGCTCCAGCTGGCCGGACACAAACCGCTGGGCCTGGTGGGCGGATCCACCGGCATGATCGGCGACCCGCGCCCGACGGCGGAACGCACCTTGAACACCAAAGAGACGGTGGCGGAATGGGTTGGCTACCTCCACGCCCAGGTCAGCCGCTTCCTGAGCTTTGAGGGAGACAACGCTGCCAGGATGGTGAACAACCTGGACTGGACGGCGCCTTTGAGCGCCATCGACTTCCTGCGTGAGGTGGGCAAGCACTTCCGGGTGGGCACCATGCTGCGGAAGGACGCCGTGGCGTCGCGCCTGAACTCCGATGAGGGCATCAGCTACACCGAGTTCAGCTACCAGATCCTGCAGGGCATGGACTACCTGCAGCTTTACCGCGACTACGGTTGCATGCTGCAGACCGGCGGCTCGGACCAATGGGGCAACCTCACCAGCGGCACCGAGCTGATCCGCAAGGTGGAGGGCAAAAGCGTCCACGCGTTGGGAACGCCGCTCATCACCAACTCGGACGGAACCAAGTTCGGCAAGAGCGAGGGCAATGCCATCTGGCTCGATGCCGGCATGTGCAGCCCGTACGCGTTCTACCAGTTCTGGCTCAACACGGCCGACGCCGACGTGGTGGACCGGCTCAAGGTGTTCACTTTCCTGACCCGCGCCGAGATTGAAGAGATCGCGGTGTCAGTGGCTGAGCGGCCCTTCGCGCGGGAAGGGCAGCGGAAGCTCGCGTTCGAGGTGACGTCACTGGTCCACGGCGTGGAGGCCACCGAGAAGGTCATCGCAGCTTCGGCGGCACTCTTTGGCAACGGCGATTTGGCTGCCCTGGACAAGGCGACCCTGCAGGCGGCAACCTCCGAACTTCCCTCCACCACAGTGCAGGTGGATGAAATGGGGATCGTGGACCTGCTGGTGGCGTCGGGCCTCTCCGAAAGCAAATCCGCCGCCCGCCGCACAGTGGGGGAGGGGGGCGCCTACGTGAACAACGAGAAAGTGTCGGATCCCGAGGCCGTGATTTCTGAATCTGAACTTCTGCACGGGCAGTACCTGCTCCTGCGCAGGGGCAAGAAGAACCTTGCCACTGTTGAGGTGCTGGTTCCCTAG
- a CDS encoding TlyA family RNA methyltransferase, whose protein sequence is MPVRLDQALVARGLARSRTHAASLIADGKVTSGGQVLAKASQQVDDSRDLAVELDDNDTYASRAAHKLAGALDAFPQVSAQGKRCLDAGASTGGFTDVLLRRGAAQVVAVDVGHGQLVPHLRNDPRVDVHEGMNVRYMDPADIAGPAALTVADLSFISLTLVVQPLADCTEPGGDLVLMVKPQFEIGKDRLGRTGVVTSERERRMAVQKVAGAALDAGLDLCGLAASPLPGQDGNVEYFLWIKRRITKDLPKIEEREAAAAALLGQIWPNH, encoded by the coding sequence ATGCCCGTCCGCCTCGACCAGGCGCTGGTGGCCCGCGGCCTGGCGAGGTCGCGGACCCACGCGGCCTCGCTCATCGCCGACGGCAAGGTCACCTCCGGTGGCCAGGTCCTGGCCAAAGCCTCCCAGCAGGTTGACGACAGCCGGGACCTCGCCGTCGAACTCGATGACAACGACACCTACGCCAGCCGTGCCGCGCACAAGCTGGCCGGCGCCCTCGACGCCTTCCCCCAGGTCTCGGCGCAGGGCAAAAGGTGCCTCGACGCCGGTGCCTCCACCGGGGGCTTCACCGACGTCCTCCTTCGGCGAGGTGCCGCGCAGGTGGTGGCGGTCGACGTCGGACACGGCCAGTTGGTGCCGCACCTCCGCAACGACCCCCGCGTGGACGTCCATGAGGGCATGAACGTCAGGTACATGGACCCGGCTGACATCGCCGGCCCTGCCGCCCTGACCGTGGCGGACCTGTCCTTTATCTCCCTCACCCTGGTGGTGCAGCCGCTGGCCGACTGCACCGAACCCGGCGGTGACCTGGTGCTGATGGTCAAGCCGCAGTTCGAAATAGGAAAGGACCGGCTGGGCCGCACGGGGGTGGTTACGTCGGAACGCGAGCGGCGGATGGCCGTCCAGAAGGTTGCCGGCGCAGCGCTCGACGCCGGGCTGGACCTGTGCGGGCTGGCGGCAAGTCCGTTGCCGGGACAGGACGGAAACGTCGAATACTTCCTGTGGATAAAACGCAGGATCACCAAAGACTTGCCTAAGATCGAAGAGCGAGAGGCAGCAGCAGCTGCATTGCTCGGACAAATCTGGCCGAACCACTAG
- the xerD gene encoding site-specific tyrosine recombinase XerD — MVPGPAAEAAPSVQPAAEVRSAGAVPADIPPAIDRAITDYLQHMGVERGLAVNTLAAYRRDLARYARYLTAAGCTRPEEITRHHVTGYVRALSDGSDGGSTLGVRSAARTVVAVRGLHKFWALEGYTPADPASEVHPPMAGKRLPKAISVDEVTRILEAAGTDTATGLRDRALLEFLYSTGARISEAVGLDVDDISLAEPESGPAVVRLFGKGSKERLVPLGSYGARALDAYLVRGRPLLAAKGKGTPALFLNARGGRISRQSAWTILKAAAEKANITRDVSPHTLRHSFATHLLEGGADVRVVQELLGHASVTTTQVYTLVTADTLREIYAAAHPRALG; from the coding sequence ATGGTCCCGGGTCCCGCGGCTGAAGCGGCACCGTCTGTCCAACCGGCTGCGGAAGTGCGTTCTGCCGGCGCGGTCCCTGCGGACATTCCGCCCGCCATCGACCGGGCCATCACCGATTACCTGCAGCACATGGGCGTGGAGCGCGGCCTGGCCGTGAACACGCTGGCCGCCTACCGCCGTGACCTGGCCCGCTACGCCCGATACCTCACCGCCGCCGGCTGCACCCGGCCCGAGGAAATCACCCGCCACCACGTCACCGGTTACGTCCGTGCGCTCTCCGACGGGTCCGACGGCGGTTCCACCCTTGGCGTACGCTCGGCAGCCCGGACCGTCGTGGCTGTCCGGGGGCTGCACAAGTTCTGGGCCCTCGAGGGGTACACCCCGGCCGATCCGGCCAGCGAGGTCCACCCGCCGATGGCCGGCAAGCGGCTGCCGAAGGCCATCAGCGTTGATGAGGTGACGCGCATCCTGGAGGCCGCTGGAACGGACACCGCCACGGGACTGCGGGACCGGGCACTCCTCGAATTCCTTTACTCCACCGGCGCCAGGATCAGCGAAGCCGTGGGGCTGGACGTGGACGACATCTCTCTGGCGGAACCGGAGTCCGGGCCAGCCGTTGTCCGGCTGTTCGGAAAGGGTTCGAAGGAGCGGCTGGTCCCGTTGGGTTCCTATGGGGCCCGAGCGCTGGACGCCTACCTGGTCCGCGGCCGGCCGCTCCTCGCCGCCAAGGGGAAGGGCACGCCGGCGCTGTTCCTCAATGCCCGCGGCGGCAGGATCAGCCGGCAGAGTGCCTGGACCATCCTGAAGGCGGCCGCGGAGAAGGCCAACATCACCCGGGATGTTTCCCCGCACACGCTGCGGCACTCGTTCGCCACCCACCTGCTCGAAGGCGGGGCGGACGTCCGGGTGGTGCAGGAACTGCTGGGCCACGCCTCCGTGACCACCACCCAGGTGTACACGCTGGTCACTGCCGATACCCTGCGCGAGATCTACGCCGCGGCGCACCCGAGGGCGTTGGGCTGA
- a CDS encoding CTP synthase — translation MIGSNSVVQRSNSRVNSRFPGSSKMTKHIFVTGGVASSLGKGLTASSLGHLLRARGLSVTMQKLDPYLNVDPGTMNPFQHGEVFVTDDGAETDLDIGHYERFLDENLEGSANVTTGQVYSTVIAKERRGEYLGDTVQVIPHITDEIKRRMRLPAEGKNAPDVIITEIGGTVGDIESQPFLESARQVRQDVGRGNVFFVHVSLVPYIGPSQELKTKPTQHSVAALRSIGIQPEAIVIRSDREIPEAMRAKIGRMCDVDLEAVIGCPDAPSIYDIPKTLHTQGLDSYIVRALDLPFKDVDWTSWDRLLEAVHNPKHQVEIALVGKYIDLPDAYLSVTEALRAGGFANETKVKIRWVPSDECETREGAIKALDGVDAICVPGGFGIRGLEGKLGALKFARETKLPVLGLCLGLQCMVIEYARNVVGLEGASSSEFEPDSKYPVIATMEEQLEYVEGRGDLGGTMRLGLYEAKLDEGSVIAGTYGKTTVSERHRHRYEVNNKYRQQIADKGLVFSGMSPDGKLVEFVELPADVHPYYVATQAHPELSSRPTRPHPLFAGLVKAALDHQNANHQDTGQAPADTAAPADGEAAASGSVTAK, via the coding sequence ATGATAGGCTCGAACTCCGTGGTGCAGCGATCAAATTCCCGTGTAAATTCCCGGTTCCCGGGTTCCTCCAAGATGACAAAGCACATTTTCGTTACCGGTGGTGTGGCGTCCTCGCTCGGTAAGGGTCTGACGGCGTCCAGCCTCGGTCACCTGCTCCGGGCACGCGGCCTGTCCGTCACGATGCAGAAGCTCGATCCCTACCTCAACGTGGATCCGGGCACGATGAACCCCTTCCAGCACGGTGAGGTCTTCGTCACCGACGACGGCGCCGAGACGGACCTGGACATCGGGCACTACGAGCGTTTCCTCGACGAGAACCTCGAAGGTTCCGCGAACGTGACCACCGGCCAGGTGTACTCCACGGTGATCGCCAAGGAACGCCGCGGCGAATATCTGGGGGACACCGTCCAGGTCATCCCGCACATCACCGATGAGATCAAGCGCCGCATGCGCCTGCCCGCCGAGGGCAAAAACGCCCCGGACGTGATCATCACCGAAATCGGCGGCACCGTTGGCGACATCGAATCCCAGCCGTTCCTCGAATCCGCCCGCCAGGTCCGCCAGGACGTGGGCCGCGGCAATGTCTTCTTTGTCCACGTCTCGCTGGTCCCGTACATCGGGCCCTCGCAGGAACTGAAGACCAAGCCCACCCAGCACTCGGTGGCAGCCCTGCGCTCCATCGGCATCCAGCCGGAAGCAATCGTCATCCGGTCTGACCGCGAAATTCCCGAGGCAATGCGTGCCAAGATCGGCCGCATGTGCGACGTCGACCTTGAAGCCGTCATCGGGTGCCCGGACGCCCCCAGCATCTACGACATCCCCAAGACCCTGCACACACAGGGCCTGGACTCCTACATCGTCCGCGCCCTGGACCTGCCGTTCAAGGATGTCGACTGGACCAGCTGGGACCGCCTCCTCGAGGCTGTCCACAACCCCAAGCACCAGGTCGAGATTGCCCTGGTGGGCAAGTACATCGACCTGCCGGATGCCTACCTCTCGGTCACCGAAGCGCTGCGCGCCGGCGGCTTCGCCAACGAGACCAAGGTGAAGATCCGCTGGGTCCCGTCGGACGAGTGCGAGACCCGTGAAGGCGCCATCAAGGCGCTCGACGGCGTGGACGCCATCTGCGTGCCGGGCGGCTTCGGCATCCGCGGCCTCGAAGGCAAGCTGGGCGCCCTGAAGTTCGCCCGGGAAACCAAGCTGCCGGTCCTGGGCCTGTGCCTTGGCCTGCAGTGCATGGTCATCGAGTACGCCCGCAACGTGGTGGGCCTGGAAGGCGCCTCCTCCAGCGAGTTCGAGCCGGACTCCAAGTACCCGGTGATCGCCACCATGGAGGAGCAGCTGGAGTACGTCGAGGGCCGCGGCGACCTGGGCGGAACCATGCGCCTGGGCCTCTACGAAGCCAAGCTCGACGAAGGATCGGTCATCGCCGGAACCTACGGCAAGACCACAGTCAGCGAACGCCACCGGCACCGCTACGAGGTCAACAACAAGTACCGCCAGCAGATCGCGGACAAGGGCCTGGTCTTCTCCGGAATGTCCCCGGACGGCAAACTGGTGGAATTCGTCGAGCTGCCTGCCGACGTCCACCCGTACTACGTGGCCACGCAGGCCCACCCCGAGCTGAGCTCGCGGCCCACCCGCCCGCACCCGCTGTTCGCCGGACTGGTGAAGGCTGCCCTGGACCACCAGAACGCGAACCACCAGGACACGGGTCAAGCCCCTGCCGACACGGCTGCGCCCGCGGACGGCGAGGCTGCAGCATCGGGTAGCGTTACCGCTAAGTAG